A window of the Arachis duranensis cultivar V14167 chromosome 5, aradu.V14167.gnm2.J7QH, whole genome shotgun sequence genome harbors these coding sequences:
- the LOC107490462 gene encoding replication protein A 70 kDa DNA-binding subunit C-like encodes MSPPFDPISKIIPPREAWRIKVRVLRAWTVPSFGNADVPNSMELILVDENSTKIQATIRKQLIHKFKDHLLEGSCYKMSYFVVVSNQGSYRATKHEFKLIFLFRTTVTTIPDDIIPKSCFSIYPFEDILQMSQDHDYLVDVIGLLTLVGEEKNYDRDGKTVKMVVVELSSQKMMLRCALFGEYVDQLNDFLASGYVEQPVVIVQLAKIKLFRGQPGLQNVMKATKIYFNPDLSEVIDFRKSMVEQGINGTQPLFIANEGKSLSLEDDFMRLTRRSTIDQLHDNKEDGSFVIMGTITDIVEEGCWWYSTCVCGKAVYPESGVYFCDVCMHHVTNVIPRSRLKVAVSDHTGQGIFILFDRETAYLLKKACADLFNEVQKEPTVLCGDSYPITFKTLEGKKVLLKVDTKSLGIDKYFGTFRVKRICDDPTIISMFELAENENEVTPVKDAHVPGIGLDIGEPSYTQPTSKDVKLSVLDKDESVPGLDDISIDMDANRKSVVPQVSGDNDENQVFSDEVGSLLNSGVEETQDFLSHLLDNSDNTDVSFICNDVVRSKVKRNLESDFQKALEETVGPSSKMIKIEDNLDG; translated from the exons ATGAGTCCTCCTTTTGATCCTATCAGTAAGATCATTCCTCCACGTGAGGCCTGGAGGATCAAAGTCAGGGTACTAAGGGCTTGGACTGTACCTAGCTTTGGTAATGCAGATGTTCCAAATTCAATGGAACTTATTCTGGTTGATGAAAAT TCTACCAAAATCCAGGCCACTATAAGGAAGCAACTAATACACAAGTTTAAAGATCATCTTCTTGAAGGCAGTTGTTATAAGATGAgttattttgttgttgtttcaaACCAAGGCTCTTATAGAGCTACAAAGCATGAGTTCAAACTCATTTTTCTATTTCGTACAACAGTGACAACAATTCCTGATGATATAATACCCAAGTCTTGTTTTTCTATATATCCCTTTGAAGACATATTGCAAATGAGTCAGGATCATGACTATTTAGTTG ATGTAATTGGTCTTTTGACATTGGTTGGGGAAGAGAAAAACTATGACAGGGATGGTAAAACGGTTAAGATGGTTGTTGTCGAACTTTCTTCACAAAA GATGATGCTGCGATGCGCATTATTTGGAGAGTACGTGGACCAGTTAAATGATTTTCTTGCTTCTGGTTATGTTGAGCAACCGGTTGTCATTGTTCAACTTGCTAAGATTAAACTTTTTCGAG GTCAACCTGGTCTCCAGAATGTTATGAAAGCAacaaaaatttactttaatccTGATTTGTCAGAAGttattgattttcgaaaaag CATGGTCGAACAAGGAATTAATGGCACTCAACCTTTATTCATTGCGAATGAGGGAAAATCCCTTTCATTGGAGGATGACTTCATGCGCCTAACTAGGCGATCCACAATAGATCAATTACATGATAACAAAgag GATGGGAGTTTTGTTATTATGGGTACTATCACTGATATTGTTGAAGAGGGCTGTTGGTGGTATTCCACTTGTGTGTGTGGAAAGGCAGTTTATCCTGAGTCTGGGGTCTATTTCTGTGATgtttgcatgcatcatgtgacAAATGTGATTCCAAG GTCCAGACTTAAAGTAGCAGTTTCTGATCATACTGGACAGGGCATATTCATTTTGTTTGATCGTGAAACAGCTTATTTGCTTAAAAAAGCATGTGCTGACCTTTTTAATGAAGTCCAAAAGGAGCCAACT GTTTTGTGTGGAGATAGCTATCCTATTACATTTAAAACTTTAGAGGGTAAAAAAGTTTTACTAAAAGTAGATACCAAGTCCCTTGGTATAGACAAATACTTTGGAACCTTTCGTGTAAAAAGGATATGTGATGACCCAACAATTATTTCTATGTTTGAGCTTGCTGAGAATGAGAACGAAGTGACACCTGTCAAg GATGCACATGTTCCTGGGATTGGTTTGGACATAGGTGAACCCTCTTATACACAGCCTACTTCAAAAGATGTTAAGCTTTCAGTCTTGGATAAGGATGAAAGTGTTCCTGGTCTTGATGACATTTCGATAGATATGGACGCTAATAGGAAATCTGTTGTTCCTCAAGTTTCTGGCGATAATGATGAGAATCAGGTCTTTAGTGATGAAGTTGGCTCATTGCTCAACTCAGGTGTTGAAGAAACTCAG GACTTCCTATCTCATCTTCTGGATAATTCGGACAACActgatgtttcttttatttgcaATGATGTTGTGCGTTCCAAAGTAAAGAGAAACCTTGAATCAGATTTTCAGAAAGCCTTGGAGGAAACTGTTGGTCCTTCATCAAAGATGATCAAGATTGAAGATAATTTGGATGGATAG
- the LOC107490566 gene encoding probable cyclic nucleotide-gated ion channel 20, chloroplastic, giving the protein MASLKNDELPMLLRKESKDEEQYDETLNSKLQRFLSRTQSSIAIPMSTLESYDSETSLVGHTGPLKSERKTPFPQMSGPLYATGTVSHLQQRMVGTGRKEDERKTEKFDAFHGTGSNNWHNNHDKENEHLMRSGQLGMCDDPYCTSCPTYFKPSQHKVSKSSTIFDPKFHNALYGDAKGFATKFYSLCCSYIPGVINPHTKVIQQWNKILAIFCLVAIFVDPLFFFVFYAREDHNCIVVDWSMTTTLVIVRSLNDLVYFFNILLQFKLAYVSPESRVVGTGDLEDHPKKIALHYLRGYFFLDLFVVFPLPQIMILFVLPKSLGGANYAKNLLRAAILVQYIPRLFRFLPMLIGQSPSGFIFESAWANFIINLLIFMLSGHVVGSCWYLFGLQRVNQCLRDACHNSKIPGCMTFIDCGHGHDGVFQPDQTSNQWNNNTDAVACLNPPSDGGFAYGIYQNVVPLLIYVRVTIIPLMIFVQQISTLAGNLVPSTFVWEVLFTMAIIGSGLLLFAILIGNIQNFLQALGRRRLEMQLRGRDVEQWMSHRRLPENLRRRVRQAERYSWAATRGVNEEMLMENLPEDLQRDIRRHLFKFIKKVRIFALMDEPILDAICERLRQRTYIKGSIILSMGCLVDKMVFVVRGKLESVGEDGIRLPLSEGDACGEELLTWYLEHSSVSTDGRKVRLPGQRLLSNRTVRCLTNVESFSLRAADLEEVTILFTRFLRSPRVQGALRYESPYWRSLAAIRIQVAWRYRKKRLSRADSAV; this is encoded by the exons ATGGCTAGTCTTAAAAATGATGAGCTGCCAATGCTGTTGAGAAAGGAATCAAAGGATGAAGAACAATATGATGAGACCCTGAATTCCAAATTGCAGAGATTCTTATCCAGGACACAAAGTTCAATTGCAATTCCTATGAGCACCCTGGAGTCATATGATAGCGAAACTAGTCTTGTTGGACACACTGGTCCACTGAAGAGTGAGAGAAAAACCCCCTTTCCACAAATGAGCGGTCCACTATATGCTACCGGAACTGTCAGTCATTTACAGCAGAGGATGGTTGGTacaggaagaaaagaagatgaaagaaaGACAGAAAAATTTGATGCTTTCCATGGCACCGGTTCGAATAACTGGCATAATAACCATGATAAGGAAAATGAACACTTAATGAGGTCTGGACAACTTGGAATGTGTGATGATCCTTATTGCACTTCTTGCCCAACATACTTCAAGCCTTCTCAACATAAAGTTTCAAAATCTTCGACAATATTTGATCCCAAG TTCCACAATGCTCTCTATGGGGACGCCAAGGGATTTGCAACAAAGTTTTATTCCCTTTGTTGTTCGTACATTCCTGGAGTTATAAATCCTCACACTAAAGTCATACAACAATGGAACAAGATTTTGGCCATTTTTTGCTTGGTTGCTATTTTTGTGGAtccattatttttctttgtattttatGCACGAGAG GATCATAATTGTATTGTTGTCGACTGGTCAATGACAACAACACTTGTTATTGTTCGAAGCTTGAATGATTTGGTATATTTCTTTAACATTCTTCTCCAG TTCAAATTGGCTTATGTTTCTCCTGAGTCAAGGGTGGTTGGTACTGGAGATTTAGAGGACCATCCGAAGAAAATCGCACTTCATTACCTTCGGGGTTATTTTTTTCTTGACTTATTTGTTGTATTTCCTCTTCCTCAG ATAATGATATTGTTTGTCCTGCCAAAATCCCTTGGGGGAGCAAATTATGCTAAGAATCTTCTGCGTGCAGCGATCCTTGTGCAGTACATCCCCAGATTGTTTAGATTTCTGCCTATGCTAATTGGCCAGTCTCCATCAGGATTTATATTTGAGTCAGCCTGggcaaattttataataaaccTTCTAATTTTTATGCTATCTGGACATGTTGTTGGCTCTTGCTGGTACCTCTTTGGTCTACAG AGGGTTAACCAATGTTTGCGAGATGCCTGCCACAATTCTAAGATCCCCGGATGCATGACATTCATTGATTGTGGGCATGGTCATGATGGAGTCTTTCAGCCTGACCAAACATCAAATCAGTGGAACAACAATACTGATGCTGTTGCTTGCTTGAATCCCCCATCTGATGGTGGTTTTGCTTATGGGATATATCAAAATGTTGtacccc TTTTGATATATGTAAGAGTAACAATTATACCCTTGATGATATTTGTGCAGCAAATCAGTACTTTGGCTGGTAATCTAGTCCCTAGCACTTTTGTGTGGGAAGTCCTTTTCACTATGGCCATTATAGGATCTGGACTCTTGCTTTTTGCTATTCTCATTGGTAACATACAGAATTTTCTTCAAGCTCTTGGGCGGAG GAGGCTAGAAATGCAACTCAGGGGACGTGACGTGGAGCAATGGATGAGCCATCGACGCTTACCAGAAAATCTAAGAAG GAGAGTACGACAGGCTGAACGTTATTCTTGGGCTGCAACAAGGGGAGTGAACGAAGAAATGCTTATGGAAAATTTACCAGAAGATCTACAGAGAGACATAAGGCGTCATCTCTTCAAATTTATTAAGAAA GTTCGAATTTTTGCTTTGATGGATGAACCTATCCTAGATGCCATTTGTGAGAGATTAAGACAAAGGACATACATAAAAGGAAGTATTATATTGAGTATGGGTTGTCTGGTAGATAAGATGGTATTCGTGGTGCGAGGAAAGCTCGAGAGTGTCGGAGAAGATGGAATAAGACTTCCGTTATCCGAAGGGGATGCCTGTGGCGAAGAACTTCTAACATGGTATTTAGAACATTCTTCTGTCAGTACAG ATGGTAGAAAAGTAAGGCTTCCTGGACAAAGGTTGCTTAGCAACAGAACAGTGAGATGCTTAACAAATGTAGAGTCATTTTCGCTCCGCGCCGCAGATCTTGAAGAAGTCACAATCCTTTTCACAAGATTCTTGCGGAGTCCGCGTGTTCAAGGAGCCTTAAG GTATGAATCACCTTATTGGAGATCCTTAGCTGCAATTCGTATTCAAGTTGCATGGAGATACAGGAAGAAACGTCTAAGTCGTGCTGATTCTgcagtttaa